From the Diceros bicornis minor isolate mBicDic1 chromosome 19, mDicBic1.mat.cur, whole genome shotgun sequence genome, one window contains:
- the AURKA gene encoding aurora kinase A, protein MDRSKENCVAGPVKTTIPLGDGPKRVLVTQQFPSQHPLFANSGQAQRVLCPSNSSHRAPTQAQKLVSSHRPVQNLKQKQSQATSAPPPVSRPLSSTQKSEQPQPSAPGNNSEKEHTSKEKNEDSKKRQWALEDFEIGRPLGKGKFGNVYLAREKQSKFILALKVLFKAQLEKAGVEHQLRREVEIQSHLRHPNILRLYGYFHDATRVYLILEYAPLGAVYRELQKLSKFDEQRTATYITELANALAYCHSKRVIHRDIKPENLLLGSAGELKIADFGWSVHAPSSRRTTLCGTLDYLPPEMIEGRMHDEKVDLWSLGVLCYEFLVGKPPFEASTYQETYKRISRVEFTFPDFVPDGARDLISRLLKHNPSQRPTLKEVLEHPWITANASKPSNSQKSKESTSKQS, encoded by the exons ATGGACAGATCTAAAGAAAACTGTGTTGCAGGGCCTGTGAAG ACTACGATTCCACTTGGTGATGGTCCAAAACGTGTCCTGGTGACTCAGCAGTTCCCTTCTCAGCATCCATTGTTTGCAAACAGTGGCCAGGCTCAGCGGGTCTTGTGTCCTTCAAATTCCTCCCACCGAGCTCCTACACAAGCACAGAAGCTTGTCTCCAGCCACAGACCGGTTCAGAATCTGAAGCAGAAGCAATCGCAGGCAACCAGTGCCCCTCCTCCTGTCTCCAGGCCGCTGAGTAGTACCCAAAAGAGTGAGCAGCCTCAGCCATCAGCCCCTG GAAATAATTCTGAAAAGGAACAcacatcaaaagagaaaaacGAAGACTCAAAAAA AAGGCAATGGGCTTTGGAAGATTTTGAAATTGGTCGTCCACTGGGTAAAGGAAAGTTTGGTAATGTTTATTTGGcgagagaaaaacaaagcaagttTATCCTGGCTCTTAAAGTATTATTTAAAGCTCAGCTGGAGAAAGCAGGAGTTGAGCATCAGCTGAGAAGAGAAGTAGAAATACAGTCCCATCTTAG GCATCCAAATATTCTCAGACTGTATGGTTACTTCCATGATGCCACCAGAGTTTACCTCATTCTAGAATATGCACCTCTTGGAGCTGTCTATAGAGAACTTCAGAAACTGTCCAAGTTTGATGAGCAGAGAACTGCTACT TATATCACAGAATTGGCAAATGCGCTGGCTTACTGTCATTCGAAGAGAGTTATTCACAGAGACATTAAGCCTGAGAACCTGCTTCTTGGATCAGCTGGAGAGCTTAAGATTGCAGATTTTGGGTGGTCAGTACATGCCCCATCCTCCAG GAGAACCACCCTCTGTGGCACCCTGGACTACCTGCCCCCTGAGATGATTGAAGGCCGAATGCATGATGAGAAGGTGGATCTCTGGAGCCTTGGGGTTCTTTGCTATGAATTTTTAGTTGGGAAGCCTCCTTTTGAGGCAAGCACATACCAAGAGACCTACAAAAGAATATCACGG GTTGAATTCACATTCCCTGACTTTGTACCAGACGGAGCTAGGGACCTCATTTCAAGACTGCTGAAGCATAATCCCAGCCAAAGGCCGACTCTAAAAGAAGTACTTGAACACCCCTGGATCACAGCAAATGCATCAAAACCATCAAATAGCCAAAAAAGCAAAGAATCAACTAGCAAACAATCTTAA